Proteins encoded within one genomic window of Sphingomonas sp. NBWT7:
- the msrB gene encoding peptide-methionine (R)-S-oxide reductase MsrB, which yields MDKLNLSEAEWKERLTPEQYHVLREAGTERAFAGKYNDNKADGIYHCGACGLELFDSADKYDSGSGWPSFTQPLSPEAVTDHRDTSHGMVRIESRCGRCDSHLGHVFPDGPPPTGLRYCMNSLSLDFQPRQ from the coding sequence ATGGATAAACTCAACCTGTCCGAGGCCGAATGGAAAGAACGGCTGACCCCCGAGCAGTATCACGTGCTGCGCGAGGCCGGCACCGAGCGCGCGTTCGCCGGCAAGTACAACGACAACAAGGCCGACGGCATCTATCACTGCGGCGCCTGCGGCCTCGAGTTGTTCGACAGCGCCGATAAGTATGATTCGGGATCGGGCTGGCCCAGCTTCACCCAGCCGCTGTCGCCCGAGGCGGTCACCGATCACCGCGATACCAGCCACGGCATGGTCCGCATCGAATCGCGCTGCGGCCGGTGCGACAGCCACCTCGGCCACGTCTTCCCCGACGGCCCGCCGCCCACCGGGCTGCGCTATTGCATGAACTCGCTCAGCCTCGATTTTCAGCCGCGCCAATAG
- a CDS encoding NAD(P)/FAD-dependent oxidoreductase, whose amino-acid sequence MSADTLIVGGGPAGAAAAITLANARAPHLLIERSRVVGDALCGGFLSWRSLDTLAALGLDPDALNRDRVTRVRLFAGTRMVEAPLPRPAIGVSRHRLDTLLMHRAVAAGARVERGLAVRAIDDGVRLDDGATLAPRALFLASGKHDVRGRARPAAARGEDPSLGLRVRLAPHPSLDRLVGDAIELHAFDRGYAGIVRQEDRSVNVCLALRRSRLHAAGSPAALLAELGDECPALGERLAFGFPAADAVANVPYGWRATAGEDGLFRLGDQSGVIPSLAGEGMGIALASGVSAAHAHLAGIGAADWQRAFARRLRRPIGIASLIRALAERPALSRIALPALGLVPAIPQMVAKATRIPPDPVRYGPAALEI is encoded by the coding sequence GTGAGCGCCGACACGCTGATCGTCGGAGGCGGGCCGGCGGGCGCGGCAGCGGCGATCACGCTTGCCAACGCCCGCGCACCGCACCTGCTGATCGAGCGCAGCCGCGTGGTCGGCGACGCCTTGTGCGGCGGCTTTCTAAGCTGGCGCAGCCTCGACACGCTGGCGGCGCTCGGCCTCGATCCTGATGCGCTCAACCGCGACCGTGTGACGCGCGTGCGCCTGTTCGCCGGTACGCGGATGGTCGAGGCGCCGCTGCCGCGCCCGGCGATCGGCGTGTCGCGCCACCGCCTCGATACGCTGCTGATGCACCGCGCGGTCGCGGCGGGTGCCAGGGTGGAGCGCGGCCTTGCCGTACGCGCGATCGACGACGGCGTGCGGCTCGACGACGGGGCGACGCTGGCGCCGCGCGCGCTGTTCCTCGCCAGTGGCAAGCACGACGTGCGCGGCCGCGCCCGGCCTGCCGCGGCGCGCGGCGAGGATCCCTCGCTCGGGCTGCGCGTCCGCCTCGCGCCGCATCCGTCGCTCGACCGGCTGGTGGGCGATGCGATCGAGCTGCACGCCTTCGATCGCGGCTATGCCGGGATCGTGCGGCAGGAGGACCGCTCGGTGAACGTGTGCCTCGCGCTGCGCCGCTCGCGGTTGCACGCGGCCGGCAGCCCCGCCGCGCTGCTCGCCGAACTGGGCGACGAATGCCCGGCGCTCGGCGAGCGGCTCGCCTTCGGCTTTCCCGCTGCCGACGCGGTCGCCAACGTGCCCTACGGCTGGCGCGCCACCGCCGGCGAGGACGGGCTGTTCCGGCTCGGCGACCAATCGGGCGTCATTCCCTCGCTCGCCGGTGAGGGGATGGGAATCGCGCTGGCGAGCGGCGTCTCCGCGGCGCACGCGCACCTTGCCGGCATCGGTGCCGCCGATTGGCAGAGGGCGTTCGCGCGCCGCTTGCGCCGCCCGATCGGCATCGCCTCGCTCATCCGCGCGCTCGCCGAACGCCCGGCGTTGTCACGCATCGCATTGCCCGCCCTTGGCCTCGTGCCTGCGATACCCCAAATGGTGGCGAAAGCCACCCGCATCCCGCCGGATCCCGTCCGCTACGGCCCGGCCGCCTTGGAGATCTGA